The following nucleotide sequence is from Echeneis naucrates chromosome 17, fEcheNa1.1, whole genome shotgun sequence.
CTTTCTTCCTGTGCGTCCGTGCAGGGTTGTACGGAACCCAAACTATGGCTGGCGTGCTTTAAGGCTTCTTTCCAGGAGAAGTCCACACTTCTTTCAGCCAACTAATCAGAAGTTTAAGAGCCTGGCAGACTACCTGGACAGCATGGTCAGCAAACTGGCCAAAGAGCTGCCtgtaaggattttttttttttaatttagttaagaaaataacaaatgtgcTTGTGACACCTACAGTAACTGATGACactgtcctttttgttttttttcctacatgCAGAAGGATATCCCCTCTGAAGAGATCAAGACTggagaagaagatgatgatgataatggagACAATCTTCTCAAAGACAGCAATGACAGTGAGTTTGAATTGTCATTTGTTCAACATGACACAGTTGCACTTGCACACGTTTCCATTCTAAAAGTGAGCTGGACTTCCAAATTAGTTTGAACCCagcttgacttttttttttttttttgggggggggggtatttaaCCTAATTGAATCACTTTGTCCACCATGAATTAACTCATTTCCATCTTTTGTAGCTTGATTCTATTTTTATCCTCCCTATTGTGTCTTTGTTCCAGGTCCAGGCATACAGAGCAAACTGGTGACGAACCAGCAGATGGATGACATCGCAGCCAAACTGGGTGCGCAGTGGAAAACGCTGGCTTCTCATTTGGAGATGAAGGCGGCAGAGCTGCGGGAGATCGAAACAGACAGCGAAGACGTTGACATGCAGGCCAAACTGCTGCTCGTAGCCTGgcaggacagagagggagcaCAAGCCACTGTGGAGAACCTGATCACAGCTCTTAATGCTGCAGGATTCTCCCAGATCGCAGATAGCCTCAGTGAGGCTTAAAGTAGACCATTTCTTACTTAAATCTGTTCCTCCGTTATGTTGCAACATCCTTTTTAATACCAAAAACAATTGGAAACTAAAATTTTTCTATGTAGTTGAAAGTCTTGATTCTTACTGTAGAACAtccaataaatgtttttttttttctaaaaaaacaTGTATTAGACCTTTCATTATGACAGTCTCACATCAACCACTCATATTTTGGtataagattttattttcaccacCTATGAGAAGCAGTCGGGCAATAACTTATTACAGAGTGTTGAAGGCAAGGGCTTACACACTGGCAGGGTGAGCGGAAACCTGCATGGAGAAACAAATTGAAGcagagcattttaaaatgtatagaTATCCAAGTCTGTAATCCGtgtcagcagcaacaacagtgtTCAAGGCAAGTAAACCACCATGGTCTTTATTTATCTGCACACAGTTCACAAGGACAACCTGTTCTGAACCAGCTCCCCCACACTTCCCCCAAAACAGCATTAATGAGGTTTTGGCAGAAATAAGCTCATCTGTTACTACATCTAAGAACAATTCCAGGAGATGATGCAAGCCGAGCACTTAAGACCTTCGACTGAACCCGTATTTCCCAGAGGGCCAACAGGTGAACAAGATCTTGACAGTGTTAAGTGAAAGTCTCCATAATACATCTGAGAAGATACAAGCCAGAAAGTCAAGGACAACGGCTTGGCCATTTTGTACAATTTGATTAAATGACTAGAgagaatattttgtttttatgatatGAGCACCTTTTCAAAggctttaaaaaatatacaatgtgtataaaacatttaatgaaactGCAGAGCTAGGCTTAAAAACCTCATTCAAGGCTTCAGTCCAGAGATTGCCTCATCAATCTCCATTTCAAAGCCTACAAAGGTTGAATATTGAACACCATTTGACAATTTGTTTTACAAGCATCTGTGTTGgttacaaaaaacaacaaaaaaaaaaaaaccctaagGTAATCAGATCTTTAAAGACACCAGTTTTATTGCACATCTATGCAGACAGTGCTTGGAAATGGCAATTTGTATACGTGTTGGatgttgtctttgtcttctAGGAAACCTTCCACAGCTACTGTTCCTCTTCAAGTATTTCCAGCCGCCGGGGGCCGTACAGTAGAACATATGCTATATGCCAGTCTCCGCCACCAGACAGTCGAAGGATATCCTCTGGAGACACCAGACTCACCTTGTCATCATCAAACTTCACCCACTCGTCTGGTAGGGAGAggcaccaaagaaaaaaaaaggggagacTGAGTTCCTGAAGATCTGTGTATGTTTGGATTAGGTTACAGTGTGAGGGATCTAGTTACCTTCTTTCCTTTTGACCCATCCCACATAGTGACCTGATGAGCTAGAGCGGCCTTGGTGTGTCAGCACAGCCTGCAGGTCATAGTAGCCGCTGTTGTTGGACCCAAGATCTGGAGATAAACAGCACCATGTTACAATTTCTGCAACTTTGGCTCAGAATGGACTGAATGGACATCTTTGACAGGAAAATCCAATCTCAACTGCTGCTGCACTACTAAGCAATGTGACGACATTTTTCATTCCAACTGGGATGACTGTATGTTCCTCATTTTGTGTGGTGTGTAAATTCTTCACTGAATTGGAAACAAATggtgacaaaaacatttcatcaagtGTCATGTTGGTGTCGCGTCAACCTACCgtcagagaaggagaaaggctCATATTTCACTTCTTTTGCTCCATCTGGTTTCTTCAACAActgaggcaaaaaaataaataacactgtACTGAGACGCTGCACAGAAATGTCAATTACTctgcatgtttaaaaagaaagtttcCTTTaccttttgctgctgtttttccagcTTCTTGTCCTCCACTTCCTTAAACTTTGACCTGATTGGCAGCATCTTCTCCTGGACCTCTGCGGTGCACAACTCATAGACATCCAGCATGAGTGGGAACTTGACATCCTTCACGAAGAGACAATACAGCATTGTTTCAGGATTTAACTGGCTCTCAGATTGACCTCTGCTCAAGACACAGTGACCTCAGACAAACCTTAAGGACTTTTGCGTTGACAGACTCCTTCTCTTTGTAGTAAAATCTGACCATCTGAACAGTCAAGTAGGCAGGGAGACGGCTGAGTTTTGACtggttgaacaaaacaaacagaaaacccaATATCcaaaagataaatacatttcaaactCCAGTTTTTAAAAGGACTTAATCAAATTTCTTAAATATCCAgatgaaaaacatcaaacttACAGATTTTATATACTGGGCATTTCTTTCCAAGGAGGGAGACATTTTTGTGATTTCTTCCTGCAGTCTCTGCAGtgataaaacagacagaaatgtcattAAATCCTCATTAGTATCTCAAACTGAGCATGACTGGgtccagacaaacacacagcaagaaCTCTTAACAGCCAAGATACACAAGATGTGTGACAGCTTTTAAGGAAGAAACAGGAACAAGTCACCTACCAGCCTTAGTCCTGTTGCAAGGTATTTAACCTCTTGATTGATgaagcagctgagctgcagctggcTTTCCTTGCCATTGATCGGCTCCTCCTCTTCCGACTCTGTGCATTTCATGCTAAATGAGAGTTAAGGAAGTTTCTGTCGGAGTGATGGCACAGATGTCTTCActtcatctttccttttttcaacaCAGTTATAATACTACACATTGCTCTTTGTGACACAGACTTTTAGGGTCAAACCACACTGAACTGAGATACGAAATGCCTCAAATATGTGATCCACAAAGGATACCAAGTTTCAAATTCAACACCAAAATACTGGTCAATGAAGTTCTTCTTTGAGGAGGCAGAGgcagcttcactctcagtgtcCATCTAAACATTGAACAAACATAATCACGTTATTTTTCCTTAACCAGGCAACTTTTGAtatgttttcattataaaaacatcactttttttttttttttttgctgagtaCCTCCATGGGTGTCTCTGGCTCTAGTGGCTCCAACTTTTGCTGAAGAACTCTCATCATCTGTAGCCAGCACTCGTTTGCATCCTGGGGAAACAAGACAATTATTTGGGCACAGATACAAAAGATGCAGCTTTATATATTCCACTAATACCGAGGAGGAGAGAATTTTGCTGAGGAGAGTCTCACCTGCTGAAGGTACTGTCCCTGGTCCCCCTTCTCAGCAAACTGTGGGAAGGCCATGTGGAGGAACTGCAGCAAAATAATGGGTGGGAGGCTGGACGAGGTCTTGTCCATGGTCTCATATAAGTCACGAAGAGCTGAACACAAATTAATTGTAGATACAGCAGTAAGTTTCAGACAAATATATACCTTTACAAGATGAAATCACTATGTGTCCTACCTGCTGTGATATATTGTGATGGGGCATTTGCACCTGAAGACCGCAAAGCACCCGAATACctgcaaagagaaacagacgAAATCAGCAGGAAAGCTaccaaagcaaaaacaataaaacataggGAGGTACCATTTTTAAGTGAAAAGAAGGAAACCTTTGAAAACCCACCTTCTTAAGGCAGTTTTGAGCTCTGGTACAGAGCGCAAACACTGCACTGTGGCGTTCATGTAGCAGGTGTTGCCCAAGTTTGTCAGCCCACAGGGCAGCTCCATCTGAATGTAAAGTAAGAGTGAGCAGCTTTTCAATCAACAAATACTAAGAGATTACAGTACCCTGTGATGGAGGATCCACATTTTAAACAGGAGAAAAAGTtctgttcagtttttaaaatcGCATCCTTATTTAAAAAGCTTACTTCCTGGACCATTAGTGCAGAGTAGCTAGTGACTCATTATGTTGTAAGCAACTGCCAacataaaataattacatttgtgTGGGTTGCAATAAAGCGCTGGCAACATCACAGCCAATCTAATCAGCAACTCTCTTTCCCTTTAAATCGTGACTCTCTGCAAAGATGGACTGGCAATTTCCTAACTGAGATGACACTGCAGGCcgaacagcagcacagcatcaGGTGATACAGCAGTTTGTAGAAATCATTGtgcactttgtgtttctttcctcaaaaaaaattaaatctgctATCTGTGGCAAAAATCCATGCCAGTAACAGAACACCTTCGAGACCACATTCCTCTCTGAACTACACGTCTTCATAAGTGATGGTGAATGTCATTCTTCACTGCAGATAAGCTCAAAAGGGAATATAGAGTACATTTAGTGTATTCTGTCTTCTTGGTTAACATCACATGGACAATAACGCATTTAGAGAGGCCATGTCAGCACAGAAATCATCCATCACCATATTTGTTTATGGTATACTGGTCATTTTGAGGCTTATTCACCGCTGAGGCCAGCTGCTCCTCAGTCATGTCCTCCACAAACATAGGCCGGACAGCAGGCTCCTCAGGCAGGGCATCTGCTGAGCCCATCATCAACAGAGTCATACCCTaaaggaagaataaaaacaacaggaacaaaacatttacatttaccaACTCATTTCTTAAAATGACCTGCCAATGAAGAcgtgtttatttaaaatgtatgcatatgtactcacatttttcagtttaatgttCCCCCACTCCTCATCCTAGAATTGGAGACAGTACATTGGTTAACTCCACAAAAACCGATTGAGGCAATGCATgcatttcaatatttattcTGCAACAATCAAAGTCTGCAACACTTTCACAAGCTTTACTCTTTGCTGGGATCCGATCAAAGTATAATTGTAAGCTTTGCTCAGTTGGTGGCACGTGACAAGAAGACAATGAATGCTGcctaatatttaaaaaacaaacaaaaaagtgtaaACCTGTAATGCAGCGTTTATGCAGATCCACAGTGTGTGACGGTTGTTTACATGTGTACCTTCAGGGTGCCTCCCTTCACCATGACCTTCTGTCTGTCCGGCTGGACTCCTGTCAGGGCAAAGAGCTGAGCCTTGAAGACCATGGGTGGTTCCTCAGTGTTCAGCTCCACTGCATCAAACTTCTCTTTGCCCCATTTCACATTCACtacaacagagacaaagacacacacacacacacctgtacatCAGCCTCCCATGGTGGAAAAGCTAGACTGAGTGAGAAAACTTAGTATGACACAGCATCTTGTTGGCTCCAGTGAAAGTGTTTCAAGCTGTCTCGATGCTGAGACACCATCCAACGCACTGACGGCTAAAAGCACAACGTGACAGCTAAGAAATACTTCAGCTGTTTGGGAGCTAACTGGAAAGCGACACTGTGGTCGGTTGAAAAAGTTAAAAGGAGATAAATAGCATTTCCTGACAGCAAGGTCTTGTTATTTCAGCACCTTTAATCTTCAACCAGTCGCAACGGCAGTAGAAAGCTTACAAACTGTTTACTCATGATCTGGCTAGCTGTGGTCGATGCTACCTGAGCTAGTGAAGCCGCAGTGCCATTATTTACACAGTTGGACATGCTAAAGGCTCAAACCTCGAACCCTAACcagcaaataaatcaatgtACGCTAAATTAAAAGGCGACGACTTTAACCGACTATTTAAAGCTCACTAGCTGTTTAACTGTTCCGTGGTTAACCAAGCTAGTTGACAGTTAGCTAGTTCTGTGGGTTTAGTCAGCAGTTAGCATAGCCGGCTTCAGCCAACACGTCTTCCAAACACCgtaagcaacaaaacaacacgATTCCTGCGAGGTAGTCGTTGTCTGTGCAGCCTTTCTTCCTGATATTGTTCTGGAAACCCACCGACCTTTGGTCCTTTCCGGATCGAACACTATCTGCTGCCGTCAGTATGCTAAAACTACATCCCATGCTAAAGCTAGCTTAGCTAACAAGCTAGTGTAATTTACTCCGCTGGGCAAAAACACGTGCAAGTGGTGGCGTTTTCTTATTCTTTGTCCGTGGCAATGAATGTGTTGTGATAAAACGACATCCTACCTGTAAACACAGGCATGTTTGGCAGGCTTTTACTTCCTCAACCCTGTTTATTCCTCTTTCGATCCACCGGGGCGCGAATGAAGAGTTGGCTAGTTGTCGGTCTGAACTTCATTCAAACAGAATGACGCTGCAACAACACGCTGGGAAGTTATCGATGAGCTCCAGCATCTGCTAGCCTCCCTGCCGCCTGCGACGCACGCAGATTAAAACgcacacagatttgtttttgttgtttttgtgttttttttttttgcctagaTTATTTGGAATCAGGTTAATTTGAGTATATATGAGACTTTAACATTTACAGCGTTGTTGGCAATGATTGGTCAGCCAACAGGACTCCAAACAGGTGATGCCCCCCCCATCCAAAAAAATCCGCCTGATCTTGATGAATCACAGTTTTGCCTCCATGTCTCTGTTCCTCCCTGAGATGTCACCCACTAGATCATCATCAAATAGGTGACTATTTAATCTGGCCCcaacttgttaaaaaaaaatcctgcacaATCCTGAAGTAATAGCAGGTATCTGTGTGGATTTTAGCACACAGAACCTCCTCAGGCTTGTCCTcaagatcagaaaaaaaaaacaaaaaaacaaaacctaatttcaaacttaaaaaaaaaagaaaaaacctcgCCATTACATATACCCAGACCTCAAATACATTAATGCAAACCAACCACAGTTTGCATGGTTATATCTGGAGCTTCTAGAGCCTTCAGGGCAGTTTCATAGTATTCTAGTTTTAGGATAGTTTTATATATGGCCtgatgataaaatatgaaaccaaTTATTTATATCAGCAGTGAAAACTACTAGTATACAATGAATGATAAAGATATGTTTATTGACATATCCATCAGTGCGGACTCCAATGCAATTTACCATGCAAATTATCCAAGACAAGAGTAGATCATAGTTccagtgcttttttttcttttttttttttttttttttttaaactgaacaaAAAGTTAGAAATGAAGGTTGTGGAGGTATTTCCATAATCCTTATGTCTCTCTCATTATATACACATTGTGTGTGGTGGGGTCTGCATTAACGGGACATTACCTTGTCAGAGAAACAACTTTTAAGTGTTAACACGGACAATCATTGACACAGAAGAGCTTGCTTTAGACACAACATCCAAAAAAATTTTGATGATATGAACCGAGTCTGGGGACTTTGCTTTGACACGCTATCTCTATTGCAATGTGTCCATAAAGAGGTaatctaatatatatattttatatactCAAAACCAGAGAAGGTAACTCCcgataaaaccacaaatgtggcaatttcttaaaaaataaatgatggaagAGTTAAgatttgtcttgttttggaagaaaaaaaaaacaaaaacaaaaacaaataaaccaaaaaaaaaaaaaaaaaccaaacaaaaaacaaaacctaaacaAACAGACATGGCAGTAAAATCAAACGCAATATCCAAACATTAAGGCACTAGGTGGGCCAAATGCTACACCTGTTTAGTCTTCTacaaataatttacatttcaaacagtgcagttttacattttgttaacttaatgttttccttttgaacCATTTATCTATGAATCAATGTAAggcaatacaatacaaaaaaaaccaaaaaaaaaaaaaaaaaaaaaaaaatcaatacaagGAAAAAAGATATTACAATgtaccaaataaacaaacaaaaaaatcatttaacttTTAGGACTCCTATATGCCATTACAATGGGATATTCCTTATGGCTTGgagcaataaaaataattataataataaaaataatgcataGATTTAAATGATGATCCGGCATGCTCCTCACTCAGTACTCAAAACATCTAATACTCGTGTCCAAATACTCTGTCCCAAACCTGATAAGTGACTTGTAGAGTGATAAGAATAAAGGCAAAAAGGCCAGAACATTAGATGAAGGcatcagtcttttttcttttcttttttttttttttcttttttttgcggCTGGAACCAGAAGTATGCTTGACTTTAGCTTGAGTATCTGTCAAGGTGgggaaagaaatgagaaaatagaGATTCATCCACCCCTGAGACACAACCATTCACTGCAGATCTGAAATCCCTGTATGACAGTACCTTAACCCAAACACATACTTGCAGGAGTTCTGGCAAAACCCGCGTTTACCATCAGAACTGTCATAATATGAAACACAGAATGGCTCCATGACATCGAGTCCTTCTATATTGCTGCACTTTGTTTAGTTCCAGAGAAGTGTGCCATCTTCTGGTAGAAATTGAGAGCTGCAGGTTTGCTGAGTTGGATGATGGGTTTTCTCTTGAAGGGCAGAAGGTGGGTTGGGGAGGGGGTATCAGGCCTCTTAATGTCCATGATGCCTTGTGTTGCAATTTTCCAGCGCTGgttatttgatatatatatattttttttctttttaatgaacttTCTATGTAATACAGGTTTCTCCGTGTTTGAGGATGAGGAACGGTTCAGGTGGTTAACTGAAAGAAAGAATAGAGACAGGTGTCCAGTAAAAGAGAGACACTATCTTAACCTTTGTTAGTAAACCTAATTTAAATCGACATACAACAGAAAAGCTTATTTACAGACACTGCAACACCGGTACCACCGCTGCATCATCTTTGGCAGGTATTGTAAAAATCCTTAATGTGGACCATTTTAACAAGAGTTGCATAGTAAGTTAGTTACTAAACCCAACAACACATTAGTGCCAATTAGAAAAACAAGATTCCCAAAGTGTCAGAGATCCCAGGagtcaaccaaccaaccagGAAGTGTCTTGTGTTAGAAGCACCCAGTAACACAATTAATAAATAGACAGGTTTAAAGTTGTAGACaggtctaaaaaaaacaaaacaaaaacacataaacacttTCTGAAGAAGTTCCTGTCAACAAGTGCTGGATGTTGTGTCTGCTGCTTGGAGGCTGGACTGCGCTCTGCTACaacacaggagacaaacagCAGGTCATGTGACTGACTTGACCACATCCAAGCCCAGCAGATGGGATTAAATAAGACTTCTGACTCCAGTACACCCTCACTTATAGTCAAATATAATATTACACTGCCTTATTGTAGCTCATGCAGTTAGCCATAGCTCTCTGAACATTAGtgactgaaaaaaggaaacatttataTGCAGCAGTATAAAACATCAGGAGTGTGAAAGCACAGAAAATGAGTCCCAAATCATCAAATTACCTTAGCTTTCCTGTATTGCTTTTAGGGTTCCTGCGGAAGGACTGGTTTGGTCCAGAGCGCGTTGACATAGACCGCGGAGAAGCTCTTGAAAATGTAGATGGTGGGGTCTTGGGAATCTTCTTTCCAAGGTGACCAATCCATTTCTTCTGTTCATCTTGGGTCAGGGCCAGCAGGAGCATGTCCCGGGCAGAGGTGACATCATAATTCACTGTAGGGGAGGGCACAACGTGATGCTGATTAGAAGACCTCAAGATTTAGGATTCTTTTCCATATCAACTCATTAGCTGGAATATTTCTCCATTAATGGATTATTCCTTTGATCCATAAATCATGACGAAACAGCAAATCCATCACATTTTCCctaaaactaaaatatcacatttttcaGCCTAAAAAGTATTTCTTTTGCTATCATAGGACAACAGGAAAATCAATTAAGGAGCTGGAACCAAAATATTTTCCGATTTTTGCTTTAACAAATTACTCAATTGATCTCTTAACTCATTCTTGAAGATTAAATTTGTTAAATCATATAAATCATGTGTTTGTTCAAATTCTACTTCATCTTAAGTTAAAGTAGTTGAAAATCTATTGAATGATTTCAAAGCATGATTTAGAATATTAAAGTGGCAGCTGAATGCATTATGCTTACAATTCCAAACAACTACAAATTCATCAACAGTCGTATCAGACCTACCAACACATTATACATGTTCAAATTCAGCACTGACTAATACATTTACTGCTAATGACACCTTACtagatatattaaaaaaataattgcaggtctagttaaaaaaaaaaaaaaaaaaaaaaaaaaaaaaaaaaaaatatatatatatatatatatatatatatatatatatatatataagaacTATAAGAGTAAAACTAAGTTCGTCCTTCATAACATCACATTAATGTCAATAACAACAGGACTGCTTGCAGATTACCTTTGCAAGGAGCAATAACGTCCTCCTTTTTGTCGAAGTGGTCTTTGTGGCACTTGACGTGGCAGCGGCGACACTCTAGAGCCGGAGGCGGCTTGAAGACGTGCCACAGAGGCTTGGCGCAGGCCTCGCAGTTTGAAGGGAAGTGATATAATGTGGGGATGAACTCATGGCCTTTGTGTGGGAGACAGTTGGTCTTGTCCCCCTGAGGGACCGTCTCCATGTCTGCCTCCTTTCTACACTCTCCTTCATTGGCATACAGAATCTgcatacagacagagaaaaagaagcactTTGTGAGAACAGCATCCCATTATGTGGTGGATTTTAAAATATAGAGACATCTGCCGGACAGGAAAGAGCCTCCTACCTGGAATATCCTTGGAATCTCTTCTGTCTCAGCCCGGTACACGTCTCCTTGTGTGACTGGCCTCACGTGAAAGAGTTTACTACACGAGAAGACACACAATTAACAATTACATGTTATTAATCTGTCAGCACTAATGATCTGTGTCCATCACTTCTGTAGAAAACTTTGGTTTTGTTCCAGGAGCAGAGGAcaggaataaaagaaatactTACTCAATATCTAGTACCATTGAAGGGTTTGACTGTTCCTTATCCTGTTCATCATTGTAGAACAGAATTTTCTTACTGCTCACGACCACATACTGAAaatataacacaacacaatgaaaggAATGCTGATACTGTCAAAGGGGAGGATATGGCTTTTGTTGTAGCAGCATAGCAAGAGTTGGTCGAAATGTTTGTGAACAGAGGAAATGCCTACgaaacacagcacaacataCCTGCTTCTTCCATCCATATCGTTTGATATTAGCACGATTAGGAATGGACAGCCAACCCTCCAATCTGGATTCTGAAAAGCAGCCCACACGAGAGGAAGTTACTATTGAAGGTATTGTATGTTTCTAACCGTGCAGTGTTTAAATGTAAACTCAACTGTCAGGGGGAGGTGGGAGTGTTACAAGTGTCAAGTCACCAAGGTCAAAAATTATTTCATACCAGAAAGACCGCCTAGCAAGCTCTGCCAGCATTAAGATTCTGCTCTGGAGTAGGTGACAAAGGATGAGTTTCACTATCTATGCTGCTTCTGCGGCTACTGCATCACACTCCCCATGAAGGAGGGAAAACGGCCTCTTACGGCATGTTAAAAGCATGGAAGATAAATGATTAATTGAGAGGTATGACAATAACCGGTTTGCAGTAGAAATTAgtaatctat
It contains:
- the usp14 gene encoding ubiquitin carboxyl-terminal hydrolase 14 isoform X2 is translated as MPVFTVNVKWGKEKFDAVELNTEEPPMVFKAQLFALTGVQPDRQKVMVKGGTLKDEEWGNIKLKNMELPCGLTNLGNTCYMNATVQCLRSVPELKTALRRYSGALRSSGANAPSQYITAALRDLYETMDKTSSSLPPIILLQFLHMAFPQFAEKGDQGQYLQQDANECWLQMMRVLQQKLEPLEPETPMEMDTESEAASASSKKNFIDQYFGVEFETCMKCTESEEEEPINGKESQLQLSCFINQEVKYLATGLRLRLQEEITKMSPSLERNAQYIKSSKLSRLPAYLTVQMVRFYYKEKESVNAKVLKDVKFPLMLDVYELCTAEVQEKMLPIRSKFKEVEDKKLEKQQQKLLKKPDGAKEVKYEPFSFSDDLGSNNSGYYDLQAVLTHQGRSSSSGHYVGWVKRKEDEWVKFDDDKVSLVSPEDILRLSGGGDWHIAYVLLYGPRRLEILEEEQ
- the usp14 gene encoding ubiquitin carboxyl-terminal hydrolase 14 isoform X1, which codes for MPVFTVNVKWGKEKFDAVELNTEEPPMVFKAQLFALTGVQPDRQKVMVKGGTLKDEEWGNIKLKNGMTLLMMGSADALPEEPAVRPMFVEDMTEEQLASAMELPCGLTNLGNTCYMNATVQCLRSVPELKTALRRYSGALRSSGANAPSQYITAALRDLYETMDKTSSSLPPIILLQFLHMAFPQFAEKGDQGQYLQQDANECWLQMMRVLQQKLEPLEPETPMEMDTESEAASASSKKNFIDQYFGVEFETCMKCTESEEEEPINGKESQLQLSCFINQEVKYLATGLRLRLQEEITKMSPSLERNAQYIKSSKLSRLPAYLTVQMVRFYYKEKESVNAKVLKDVKFPLMLDVYELCTAEVQEKMLPIRSKFKEVEDKKLEKQQQKLLKKPDGAKEVKYEPFSFSDDLGSNNSGYYDLQAVLTHQGRSSSSGHYVGWVKRKEDEWVKFDDDKVSLVSPEDILRLSGGGDWHIAYVLLYGPRRLEILEEEQ